The nucleotide sequence TCCGTGCCGAACCGGTCCGCCAGGCGCGCGGCCCGACCCAAGTGGCCCTTGGCGGCGTCCCGTTGCTCCTCCCCGAGAGCGACGAGCCCCCGGCGCAGGGCCTCCCGCATCACGGTGGTGGACTTCTGGTCGCGCACGCTGGCGGCGCCCGCCGGTATGTCGGGCGGCGGCAGTTCGGGGCGGTGCCAGCGGGCGGTGACGGCCGCGTGGACGTCGCCGACGGAGACCATGGCGAACTGCAGCCAGGTCTCCAACGGGTCGCCGTCGGCGTCGGCGACGAGGGTGAGCAGGTAGTCGCGTCCGCCCTCCTCCCACTGGTACGTCGGAAAGCTCCAGCGGTGCGGCCGGCCGGGCTGGGGCAGTCCGCCGAGGCGGTGCGGCCGGGGCGCCTTCTCGTTCAGCGCGACCTGCCGCACCGAGGGCCGTACGGTCACCTCGATCGGCAGCTGGGGGGTGTGCACCCGGCGCAGCCGCCGGATCGCGGCGGTGATCGCCGCGCCGAGGCCGTCGTCCACGAACTCGGCGGTGCCGTGCAGCCGTTCGGCGAGCGTCAGCAGCGGTTCGGGGGCCCAGTCCGCGCCCACGGCGAGCACGTCACAGGTGAACTGCCCAGCGCAGGCGTCGAGTTCCTCGTCGAGGCGGGTCTCGCCCGGGGCGCTGCTGCCGTCCGTGATCAGCAGCAGATGGCGTACGGACAGCGGGCGGGCGGCTAGCAGGGCGCGTGATCCGGCCGCCCAGGCGGCGTATCCGGCGGGGCGCGGACCGTCCCGGTGCAGCGGGATCGCGCCCATGGCGAAGGCGGCCCGGCGTTTCTCGCGCTCGTCGGCGACGGCCCACTCGGCGTCGCCCGCCGGGTGGCACCGGACCGGTTCGGGCCCGGCGCCGAGCACGGTGAAGGAGATGCCGTCGGGCAGGGCGCGCAGCGCGGCCGGCAGGGCGTGCCGGACGGCCGCCCGGAGGGGCTCGGCGACGTCGACCGCGATGATCACGGCGAGTTCGATCGCGGGCAGCTCGGCGGGGGCGCCGCCGGCGGTCACGTCGACCCGGAGGTGTGCCTCGATCTTCGCGCTGCGGTGCGGTCTCAGATCACCCCCGAGGTCGACGCGCAGCTGGATGTCCGGCCGCTCCGTCCGGGCGTGGTCGCTCGGACGGCCGCTCGTGTGCCGGCCCAGGTGCCTGTTCATGCCGTGCGTCACCGTTCCTTCCCCGTCATCACCGTGCGGACCACGCGGGTACCGCCCACCGGTTCGCTGCGCTCGCCCTACGGACCACGCACGTGCCGCCCGCCGGGTCGCTGCCGTCCACCGGGCCGCTGCCCCGCGGACCAGCACGTGGCACCCACCGAGTCGATGCCCTCCGCCGGTTCGCTGCCCTGCGGGCGGATCGCTGCCCTGCGGGCGGATCGCGGTCTGTGGAGGTCGTGCCCCGCCCTCCTGCCCACCGTCGCCACCCACCGCACCGCATGACCACCGTCCGCCGATCGATCGCTGCCCGCCGATCCCCCGCACGGCGCTCAGACCACCGTCTGCGGCCGTACCGCCTGCAGGAGGTCCACCAGGTGTTCGTGGGCGGCGGCCGACTCCGCGTGCCGTGCGGCCAGTTGCCGGTAGTGCGACTCGATCCGGGCGCGCAACTGCCGCTCCTGCGCGCTCAGGCGTCTGAGGCCGTGGGCGTCGAGCCGTCCGTCGCCGCCCTCTCCCCGGGGGCCGGGCCGGTCGTCGCGGCTGTACAGCGCGTCCAGTTGCCATTCGTACAGCTCGGTGCTCAGGCGCAGCGCCTCGTCCTCGGACAGGCTCGGGCCGCCGGCACCCGGTTCCCGGCGTACGAGGCCGCGCAGTTCGGCCAGCGCCGCGTCGACCTCGGTGGGCTCGGGCAGCGGCTCGGTGTCCCGGGGCAGCCGGGCCGCGCGGATGCGTAGGGAGGCGATACGGGCGACGGTGTGGTCCAGGGTGCCGGCGCGGACCCGGCCGAGGACGTCGAGGGCGGCGCGGCGGTCGCCCGCTCGGAGCGCGAGCCGGGCGAGCCCCAGGGCGGCGCCGCCGTGCGCGGGGTTACGGGCGAACACGGCCTCGTACAGCTCCTTGGCGGTGGGCCCGGCCGTGTCGTCGCCGAGCCGCTCCCCGCAGTAGGCGAGGGCCAGTTTGGGCGCGTACTCGCCGGGCAGTTCGAGGCGGACCTTCGTGAAGTGGCCCTGGGCCTCGGCGATCCTGCGCGGGTCGTCGTCGAGGTCGGCGCGGCGGAGCGCGACCAGGGCGCGGTGCCACTCCAGGCGCCACCGGCGCACGGCCGACGGCCCCGGCAGCGAGTCGGCGGTGTCGAGTTCCTCCTGGGCCCGCTCCAGGTCGTCCCGGGTGTTCCGGCCCAACAGGACCCGTACGTTGTGCAGCCGGATCTCCACCGACGGTGGCTTGCCGTCCTCCTGGTCGAGGAGCCGGCCCGGGTCGTAGCCGCTGCTCACCTCGAACCGTGTGGTCTGCGGGTCGCCCGGGTAGCGCCTGGGCACGGGCAGCCGGCGGGCGATCTCGGTGGGGGTGGGGGCGCCGAGGTCGAGGGCGGGGGCCAGGGGCGGGTCGTAGCGGTCGCGGCGGGGGCGGTCCAGCCAGTGTTCGATGCCGGGCACCGTGCCGAGCCGGGCGCCGAGCAGTTGCGGGGACGGCCAGAAGTAGTCGGAGGGTT is from Streptomyces sp. NBC_01314 and encodes:
- a CDS encoding VWA domain-containing protein; this translates as MNRHLGRHTSGRPSDHARTERPDIQLRVDLGGDLRPHRSAKIEAHLRVDVTAGGAPAELPAIELAVIIAVDVAEPLRAAVRHALPAALRALPDGISFTVLGAGPEPVRCHPAGDAEWAVADEREKRRAAFAMGAIPLHRDGPRPAGYAAWAAGSRALLAARPLSVRHLLLITDGSSAPGETRLDEELDACAGQFTCDVLAVGADWAPEPLLTLAERLHGTAEFVDDGLGAAITAAIRRLRRVHTPQLPIEVTVRPSVRQVALNEKAPRPHRLGGLPQPGRPHRWSFPTYQWEEGGRDYLLTLVADADGDPLETWLQFAMVSVGDVHAAVTARWHRPELPPPDIPAGAASVRDQKSTTVMREALRRGLVALGEEQRDAAKGHLGRAARLADRFGTDWVLDEIRAVADIEDAPAGRVRLRHAVDADTLGPMILRAGSRPVPLTDTAGPRPGPRCGRCATPAGGEARHCIACGQRLL
- a CDS encoding tetratricopeptide repeat protein — translated: MTPCPHRRFTGAPCGGTVLPTGHCAVCGRAENGPRLPALPEDPREFGPAGLLALPERAPRPAQERLIHPEAPLRVRMGCSSPECGITFAPPYTVGPVPVEGYCPACGEPYSYRPELAEGDVLRDQYRIMGPIAHGGQGWVYLAEDTHLGDVVAVKGMLNRYEQDGARLADVERRNLVAIRHPRIVQIRDFVARRDDTGQVTGGYIVMDDVGDGTLEKVVKETRRGESVLDIEHVAAYGCQILEAFVHLHAGGERVFVYGDMKPSNVVHHGDGVKVIDLGGMREQGQSQPPAHVTPDYMAPETASSPMPTTAHDLHTVGVTLRELAGWAVDQVPGLGTASFWGVVDRATRVDPGLRFADAREMAGQLRGALREIRALRGKSDPPEPSDYFWPSPQLLGARLGTVPGIEHWLDRPRRDRYDPPLAPALDLGAPTPTEIARRLPVPRRYPGDPQTTRFEVSSGYDPGRLLDQEDGKPPSVEIRLHNVRVLLGRNTRDDLERAQEELDTADSLPGPSAVRRWRLEWHRALVALRRADLDDDPRRIAEAQGHFTKVRLELPGEYAPKLALAYCGERLGDDTAGPTAKELYEAVFARNPAHGGAALGLARLALRAGDRRAALDVLGRVRAGTLDHTVARIASLRIRAARLPRDTEPLPEPTEVDAALAELRGLVRREPGAGGPSLSEDEALRLSTELYEWQLDALYSRDDRPGPRGEGGDGRLDAHGLRRLSAQERQLRARIESHYRQLAARHAESAAAHEHLVDLLQAVRPQTVV